A window from Candidatus Coatesbacteria bacterium encodes these proteins:
- a CDS encoding PDZ domain-containing protein — protein sequence MKRTVILVCLIALAAAAATDPTAAAVLEQHRDLVGVETIWNGLSGLRLAGEMNLGGMAGEFSIALLYGTPLPTPDGEGRITAAPFLQQLHYRLVNDLPALHQETYLLPGGGYSLAPNGELRELAGEELEAAYTDAVFETFLYCYPSGDVYDVVYLEEGEFAGEACHVLRYQPHYDAPLPFMARTCYFAVDDGAFLGHRSEYETLTVVVTADAFTEFEGLTLATDYRLNMGEGLPSSIQHIDSYELNPELAPADFQPSPSLTLDFPVGADYVELPCEQTLNLLFVEAVVNGEPCRMVLDSGAGMSCLDAAFADELGLEVQGELPAAGAGGTGSVSVVTADGLELGGLTIEQPTLITMDFSPFARALGADWDGILGYEIFARLPVSVDYAAGLVRFHDPAAYEPPEPVPGRVEILPLEFEGNLPVVRAAVEDHDPAPYLLDLGNSAYTTVHAPAVDALGLLESHPDHHPILTGGFGGMNEHQLTRLETFHLGAFRLPATPVVLAVGGGGVMEGERLQGNIGQAELARFARVTLDYTGKRLILEAPDGGPGPAEPVNTFGVGFTFLSDTPLVVYVWEDSPAAEAGLHVDDELVSFADRPAADWSAAAVAETLTAPPGSELQLTVRRDGEELELTLTARELL from the coding sequence ATGAAGCGAACCGTTATACTGGTCTGCCTGATTGCCCTCGCCGCCGCGGCGGCCACGGATCCAACCGCCGCGGCGGTCCTCGAACAGCACCGCGACCTCGTCGGCGTTGAAACGATCTGGAACGGGCTGTCCGGGCTACGCCTGGCCGGCGAGATGAACCTGGGCGGGATGGCCGGGGAGTTCAGCATCGCGCTGCTGTACGGAACGCCGCTGCCCACCCCGGACGGCGAGGGCCGCATCACAGCCGCGCCCTTCCTGCAACAACTGCACTACCGCCTGGTCAACGACCTGCCGGCCCTGCACCAGGAAACCTATCTGCTGCCCGGGGGCGGTTACAGCCTGGCGCCCAACGGTGAGCTGCGCGAGCTGGCCGGTGAGGAGCTCGAGGCCGCTTACACCGACGCCGTCTTCGAAACCTTCCTCTACTGCTACCCCAGCGGGGACGTCTACGACGTCGTCTACCTCGAGGAAGGCGAATTCGCCGGCGAGGCCTGCCACGTCCTGCGCTACCAACCCCACTACGACGCCCCCCTACCCTTCATGGCCCGGACCTGCTACTTCGCCGTCGACGACGGTGCTTTCCTCGGTCATCGCTCGGAGTACGAGACCCTGACCGTCGTGGTCACCGCCGACGCCTTCACCGAATTCGAGGGCCTGACCCTGGCCACCGACTACCGCCTCAATATGGGGGAGGGGTTGCCCTCCTCGATCCAGCATATCGACAGCTACGAGCTCAATCCGGAACTCGCTCCCGCCGACTTCCAACCCAGCCCGTCGCTGACCCTCGACTTCCCCGTCGGAGCCGACTACGTCGAATTGCCCTGCGAACAGACCCTCAACCTGCTGTTCGTCGAGGCCGTCGTCAACGGCGAACCCTGCCGGATGGTGCTGGACTCCGGCGCCGGGATGAGCTGCCTCGACGCCGCCTTCGCCGACGAGCTGGGCCTCGAGGTCCAGGGCGAGCTGCCCGCCGCCGGCGCCGGGGGCACCGGCTCCGTCTCCGTCGTTACCGCCGACGGCCTGGAACTCGGCGGGCTGACCATCGAACAACCCACCCTGATCACGATGGACTTCTCCCCCTTCGCCCGGGCCCTGGGGGCGGACTGGGACGGTATTCTGGGTTACGAGATCTTCGCCCGCCTGCCCGTCAGCGTCGACTACGCCGCCGGCCTCGTCCGCTTCCACGACCCCGCCGCCTACGAACCGCCGGAACCCGTCCCCGGCCGGGTCGAGATCCTGCCCCTGGAGTTCGAGGGCAACCTGCCCGTCGTCCGCGCCGCCGTCGAGGACCACGACCCCGCCCCCTACCTCCTCGATCTGGGCAACTCCGCCTACACCACCGTCCACGCCCCCGCCGTCGATGCCCTCGGCCTGCTGGAAAGCCATCCCGACCACCACCCCATCCTCACCGGCGGTTTCGGCGGGATGAACGAACACCAACTGACCCGGCTGGAGACCTTCCACCTCGGCGCCTTCCGACTGCCCGCCACCCCCGTCGTCCTGGCCGTCGGCGGCGGCGGAGTGATGGAGGGCGAACGCCTCCAGGGCAATATCGGTCAGGCCGAGCTGGCCCGCTTCGCCCGGGTGACCCTCGATTACACCGGCAAACGCCTGATCCTCGAAGCCCCCGACGGCGGACCCGGACCAGCCGAACCCGTCAACACCTTCGGCGTCGGCTTCACCTTCCTCAGCGACACCCCGCTGGTGGTCTACGTCTGGGAAGACTCCCCCGCCGCCGAGGCCGGTCTGCACGTCGACGACGAACTGGTCTCCTTCGCCGATCGTCCCGCCGCCGACTGGAGCGCCGCCGCCGTCGCCGAGACCCTGACCGCTCCGCCGGGAAGCGAA